One Bradyrhizobium sp. ISRA464 genomic window carries:
- the moaA gene encoding GTP 3',8-cyclase MoaA, whose product MNGSTQPLSDTLTRPMTDPFGRTIRYLRVSVTDRCDLRCFYCMSEDMTFLPKADLLTLEELDRLCSAFVAKGVRKIRLTGGEPLVRRNVMSLVRSLSRHLSTGALDELTLTTNGSQLARFARELADCGVRRVNVSLDTLDAAKFRAITRWGDIDKVLAGIEAARSAGLAVKINAVALKNVNEDEIPALMEWAHSKGMGLTLIEVMPMGDIGAGRIDQYVPLSLLRARLETHYTLTDLDDNTGGPARYVRVAETGGKLGFITPMTHNFCESCNRVRITCTGTLHTCLGHEDASDLRRPLRASPDNDLLSAAIDRAIGLKPKGHDFIIDRRHNRPSVSRHMSVTGG is encoded by the coding sequence ATGAACGGATCCACGCAGCCGCTTTCTGACACGCTGACCCGTCCGATGACCGATCCGTTCGGCCGGACGATCCGCTACTTGCGCGTTTCCGTCACCGACCGCTGCGACCTGCGCTGCTTCTACTGCATGTCCGAGGACATGACCTTCCTGCCGAAGGCCGATCTCTTGACGCTGGAAGAGCTCGATCGGCTGTGCTCGGCCTTTGTCGCCAAGGGCGTGCGCAAGATCCGCCTCACCGGCGGCGAGCCGCTGGTTCGCCGCAACGTGATGAGCCTGGTGCGCTCGCTGTCGCGCCACCTGTCAACCGGCGCGCTCGACGAGCTGACGCTGACCACCAACGGCTCGCAGCTCGCGCGCTTCGCCAGGGAACTCGCCGATTGCGGCGTCCGTCGCGTCAACGTCTCGCTCGACACGCTGGATGCGGCGAAGTTCCGCGCCATTACCCGCTGGGGCGACATCGACAAGGTGCTCGCCGGCATCGAGGCCGCACGATCAGCAGGGCTCGCGGTCAAGATCAACGCGGTCGCGCTGAAGAATGTGAACGAGGACGAGATCCCCGCCCTGATGGAATGGGCGCACAGCAAGGGGATGGGCCTGACCCTGATCGAGGTGATGCCGATGGGCGACATCGGCGCAGGCCGCATCGATCAGTATGTGCCGCTGTCGCTGCTGCGCGCCAGGCTCGAGACGCACTACACGCTGACCGATCTCGACGACAACACCGGCGGCCCGGCGCGCTACGTCCGCGTCGCCGAGACCGGCGGCAAGCTCGGCTTCATCACGCCGATGACCCATAATTTCTGCGAATCCTGCAACCGGGTGCGGATCACCTGCACCGGCACGCTGCACACCTGCCTCGGCCACGAGGATGCCTCCGACCTGCGCCGGCCGCTGCGCGCCTCGCCCGACAACGACCTGCTCTCGGCTGCGATCGACCGCGCCATCGGACTAAAGCCGAAAGGGCACGATTTCATCATCGACCGCCGCCACAACCGCCCGAGCGTCAGCCGCCATATGAGCGTGACCGGCGGGTAG
- a CDS encoding HAD-IA family hydrolase, which produces MPASSPPIIVFDLDGTLVETAPDLIGALNYVLDREGLPPVPLASARNMIGAGARKLIERGLEVEGRAVSVAELNRLTKDFVDYYAEHIADGSRPFDGLEAALDRLEAQGHRFAVCTNKLEWLSKLLLDRLGLSPRFAAICGADTFGVAKPDPAFLRETVARAGGRLPGAIMVGDAGTDVGVARRAQVPVIGVEFGYTDVPMAELKPDRLIGHMRDLPDAVASLLTA; this is translated from the coding sequence ATGCCCGCCTCATCTCCCCCCATCATCGTCTTCGATCTCGACGGCACGCTGGTCGAGACCGCACCCGACCTGATCGGTGCACTCAATTATGTGCTCGACCGTGAGGGCCTGCCGCCGGTGCCGCTCGCTTCCGCGCGCAACATGATCGGCGCCGGCGCGCGCAAGCTGATCGAACGCGGGCTGGAGGTGGAGGGACGCGCGGTCAGCGTGGCTGAGCTCAACCGCCTGACAAAGGACTTCGTCGACTATTACGCCGAGCATATCGCCGACGGCTCGCGGCCGTTCGACGGGCTCGAAGCCGCGCTCGACAGGCTCGAAGCGCAGGGCCACCGCTTCGCGGTTTGCACCAACAAGCTCGAATGGCTGTCGAAGCTCCTGCTCGACCGGCTCGGCCTGAGCCCGCGATTCGCCGCGATCTGTGGCGCCGACACGTTCGGTGTCGCAAAACCGGATCCCGCGTTCCTGCGCGAGACCGTCGCCCGCGCCGGCGGCCGGCTCCCGGGCGCGATCATGGTCGGCGACGCCGGGACAGATGTCGGGGTGGCGCGGCGGGCCCAGGTTCCGGTCATCGGAGTCGAGTTTGGCTACACGGATGTCCCCATGGCGGAGCTCAAGCCGGACCGGCTGATCGGCCATATGCGCGACCTTCCGGACGCCGTCGCCAGCCTGTTGACAGCATAA